Below is a window of Acanthochromis polyacanthus isolate Apoly-LR-REF ecotype Palm Island chromosome 18, KAUST_Apoly_ChrSc, whole genome shotgun sequence DNA.
tgctctcaTCACATGAGTAAAAACTCATTTGTCACTGCAATATTAAGTCTTGCACCTctttggaaacaacacaaccatgaccCAGAACTGTCTTATTTGCAGTATACCAAAGTTATATCATAAAAAAGAACTTGACATCTGTGTAACAtctaaaatatacagtatatattattGCCAGTATAATCTGAAATTGTGATGATGTTCCCCAGTAAGCCCCTGTCATGGAACACTCTTGAGTCTCCACTGTGACTGCATTGGCACGGTCAATGACCACGTTCACCTGATTGACAGAAACGCTCATTATCGTCACTACTTCCAACACACTGAGTAGTAAGACACCATGGGTCATGTTTTGTtgatgtgcatttgtgtgtgtagcGTAAGCACCAGGAGATCCGTGCCATGCGCAGCCAGCTGAAGAAAATTGAAGACTTGGGTGCAGCTATGGAGGAAGCACTGATCTTGGACAACAAGTACACAGAGCACAGCACAGTGGGCCTGGCCCAGCAGTGGGATCAACTGGACCAACTGGGAATGAGGATGCAACACAATCTGGAGCAACAAATACAGGCCAGGTACACTATGGCATTCAAATCCACTGTTCAGGGAGTGCTACTAGTCATATGAAAGCTGTGTAAATTTTACATTCATGttcctcctccctctttcaGAAACACCACTGGAGTGACAGAGGAGGCTCTGAAAGAGTTCAGCATGATGTTCAAGTAAGTAGATTTCTTCTGATCTTATGACTTCTTTGTGTTTGGTCCAAGTCAAATCCTTATCTTTACCTGTTACTATGCAGGCATTTCGACAAGGAGAAGTCAGGCCGTCTGAACCATCAGGAGTTCAAGTCATGCCTGCGCTCACTGGGCTATGACCTGCCCATGGTGGAAGAGGGAGAACCTGATCCTGAGTTCGAGTCCATACTGGACACTGTGGATCCTAATAGGTCTGACACGTTTGACATTGCTTTATCAAGTCTGAAttcatattatttattattacttcagtttttgttttgcacagtGTGCACTTATAACAAGTTAACCTTAAATGCAACAGGTCAAAGAATCTGACAGGCCCCAAAACAGTGACTAACAATGCAAAAGTTCTTACTTTAGCATGGtacataaatattttaaaaaggacAAATATTGTATCTTACAGTTATTTCATTGGGTTATGAATGTTTAAGCCGTTCTACCATGTTTGTCCATCGATGGTTCTGTAATTAAGGAAATTACATCGATGCATTTACAAGGCTGTAATGCTTGTCGGTTTTTGGTGAACAGTTGTATCTGCTGCTAACTCCAAGGAATCTGTTTGCAGGGATGGAAACGTGTCGTTGCAGGAATACATGGCGTTCATGATCAGCCGTGAGACAGAGAACGTTAAGTCCAGTGAGGAGATCGAGAGCGCCTTCCGAGCCCTCAGCACTGAGAACAAACCCTATGTCACTAAAGAAGAGCTCTACCAGGTCAGATGTGCTCACTGCTCTGCATGTACATTCAGTTTCTGGTCTGCACAGAGGTCTTACtgtcctcttctttctttcagaACTTGACCAAGGAGCAGGCCGACTACTGCCTCTCTCACATGAAGCCCTACCTCGACAGCAAGGGCCGCGAACTACCGTCAGCTTTCGACTTTGTGGAATTCACTCGCTCGCTCTTTGTCAACTGATCCCTCGCCCACCAGTTACCGATCGGAATGCGTTttcccacacacacatcaacacgAACACACGGCTGAAACTGCATGATTGTGCCACTCGGAATATTCACTAATAACTATCTGTACTATCTATTTATCTTGCTCTTTGTGCTTCTCATGATAGCATAGTGGATCTGTCTACAtttgaatgtgattgtttttagctgttttagcTTGAGCTTTCGATGAATTTAAGAATCTAATAGTAACAACACCTTAACAGCTGCAGTGTGCTTTAATAAACGCTACTGGTTAGAACTGGAAACCTCTGCTctgtatttatttcactttcacattTGCAATCACTATAAACACACTTGTCTGACAAGGCTCAGTCAGTCCTTTGCAGCAGTTTCATCTGTCCCAAGTAATGTCTCATTCTGCCACTTGATTGGCAATCTGCTCCAGCTGGCTGTTCTCTCTGGAGCTCTGCTCTGTCAAATCAGTGCTCAGCTGCCAAATACCGACTGTCCCATCTGTTTTCCCCACTGCTACGAGGTGAGGATTCTGACAGTTGAAGTCAAAACAAGTTGCAGCTTGACCTGCATCTCCCTGACCAATGGTGGCTGCTGCTCTCGGAGACCTGCGGCCCAGGTCAAAAATCTGCACCTCACCTGGGAAAGAAATGTGGCAGACGAGTCAGGGATCCATCTATTTTATACCCAAGtactgttttttctctccaaacTTCTTGATATAGCAAGAGTGTTACAAAGCAAGCTAGATCTGATATGTGACTGTAGAGGTATTGTGTAATACACAGATGACTGCCGTTTTAGATCAAGtagaatctggtgcaaatgtAAATTCAACCATAACCACGTTTAACAAATCACTTACACCATCATAACACAGTTGTAATGCTTTACCTTGTCCGTTGGCTGCAGCAAAAACCAGTGGTCTAGTCGGAGACCACTGCACCTGAAACACGTAGGAGTTCGAAATCCTGAGAGAGACCAGTGGGTTGGGCTGCAGCAAAGAGTGGAGGTGGACCTGACCATCAGTCCCTGCACTCACAAACAGATTCCTGTAAATGTCACATGACAAAGATCACTCAGGACAGAGTAAcctgtaaaagcaacacagaatATTTCTAAGTTGATCCTGTGTCATCCTGTGAGAAAGGGGTCACCTGTGGAATGGGGAGCAGTGTATGGAGTGGATGGGGCCACTGTGAGGCCTGAATGAGAAGACTGCTGGGGCTCTCAGCATCACACTCTGGCCCTCTGAGGGCACTGCAGCTGGTGTCTGGGAGGAGAAGGAGCATCTAAGCAGCAGGCCGCCCTCAGAACCCACTAAGAAGGTGTCGGCGTCCCAAGGAGACAGAGCCAGGGAGGTAACACCCACAGTGCTCCTGCCGCAGGCCTGTACACAGCACAACACTAAATGTTTTCACTGTTCTGTCAAAGTTAAACTGTTTTTGGTTTAGAGTTTGCGAGAAATTTGTTTTACACAGTCTTGTTTATAGGATCCATTCATCaaagaaattattttgtaaAGTAAATGCCATGCCTCCCAGATGTGAACCTTTTGGAATGACCTGTTTTTCTGCAGTAACTGGTCATGAAATCTGATCTGATCTTCATTGGTCCTAAGTATAAACACAGTGTGGTTCTGCTAAAGGCATTTATAACTAGTCGGATTCTtttggcagcagcagcctcaaaCAGGAGTGTCCAGCAGCTGCAGATCAGACATGCATCAGCTCAGCCAGATTCTGTAAAGCAAAGAAGCCCCAAATCAAGACACTGCCTTGACCATGCTAAACCACTGGGATATATTTATTTGGGTATACAGTGCCCTTTTTGTTTTAGGCACCATGCTTAACATACAGCATCCAGGATTGCTGTCAATGATCTGTATGTTATTCATTCCTGTCATTTGCTATCtaaacttgtgtgtgtgtgaaacctGTGTGTACATAAAGCAGTATCTGGTCCTAAAGGCTCCCGGCAGATTTCCATAGGCATGATCAAATAATTTCTGATAACTCTGTTGAATTTATTAAATACGGACTAAATTCAGCTGTCATAAGATATGATAAATCCCTCACTATCAGGTCTTGCTGAAAGCTCTGTTTAGGACCTCTGAAAGGGTTAATGTCTGATTTATTCTGTATTCTGATGCTGTAGAGCATCATTCAAGTTTAGTTTCTATTTCCTCCTCAGTCTCACCTTTAAGCTGGCACTGCTGCTGTGGGGAACTTGCTGGCGCACTATGGCATATGCAGCATTCAGGACAAATCTGCCCTGATCTGAGTCCACCATCCACAGCAGCACCCTTCCTCCTGAGCTAGCACTCAACACTCCAAACTCTCCTTTCTTCTGCAGGGGCACCCAAGCAACCTGCACACACAAAGGATGTGTTTGAACCCTCTTATCAGATGAATAACTGAAAGACAATTTTACTGTGCAGGTTTTTTCAGTTCATTCAGTCGTGTTCTTTGTTTCTGCAAAACAGATTTCACTGTCAAAGAAAATGCCCTGTATGATCACACACTAGTCTTCCTATactgattatttctaacagaGAGCCAAACAGATTGTGTGCACGCACCTTATAAACAGGCTCTCTGTGACTGTCTGCAGACATTCCAGTTTGAGCCAGGATAGGGTCGTGAGTCCGACTGGTGTCCCAAACTACCACCTCTCCACTGTACAGACCCCCTGCAGTCACAgtgttacacacacacagtcaagtTAGAAGTGACCTTCAATAAGGCTATATATTCATTCTTAATCCTGTCAGGACCCTACAGTTATGactatacagtgccttgcgaaagtattcagcccccttgaacttttcaacctttcgccacatttcaggcttcaaacataaagatataaaattttaattttttgtcaagaatcaacaacaattgggacacaatcgtgaagtggaatgaaatttattggatattttatacttttttaacaaataaaaaactgaaaagtggggtgtgcaatattattcggcccctttactttcagtgcagcaaactcactccagaagttcagtgaggatctctgaatgatccaatgttgtcctaaatgactgatgataaatagaatccacctgtgtgtaatcaagtctccgtataaatgcacctgctctgtgatagtctcagggttctgtttaaagtgcagagagcatcatgaagaccaaggaacacaccaggcaggtccgagatactgttgtggagaagtttaaagccggatttggatacaaaaagatttcccaagctttaaacatctcaaggagcactgtgcaagcaatcatattgaaatggaaggagtatcagaccactgcaaatctaccaagacccggccgtccctctataAACTTTCaactccaacaaggagaagactgatcagagatgcagccaagaggcccatgatcactctggatgaactgcagagatctacagctgaggtgggagagtctgtccataggacaacaatcagtcgtacactgcacaaatctggcctttatggaagagtggcaagaagaaagccatttctcaaagatatccataaaaagtctcgtttgaagtttgccacaagccacctgggagacacaccaaacatgtggaagaaggtgctctggtcagatgaaaccaaaatcaaactttttggccacaatgcaaaacgatatgtttggcgtaaaagcaacacagctcatcaccctgaacacaccatccccactgtcaaacatggtgggggcagcctcatggtttgggcctgcttttcttcagcagggacagggaagatggttaaaattgatgggaagatgaatggagccaaatacaggagcattctggaagaaaacctgttggagtctgcaaaagatcTGAGagtgggacggagatttatcttccaacaggacaatgatccaaaacataaagccaaatctacaatggaatggttcacaaataaatgtatccaggtgttagaatggccaagtcaaagtccagacctgaatccaatcgagaatctgtgggcagagctgaagactgctgttcacaaacgctctccatccaacctcactgagctcgagctgttttgcaaggaagaatgggcaagaatttcagtctctcaatgtgcaaaactgatagagacataccccaagcgacttgcagctgtaattgcagcaaaaggtggcgctacaaagtattaatgcaagggggccgaataatattgcacgccccacttttcaggtttttatttgttaaaaaagtttaaaatatccaataaatttcgttccacttcacgattgtgtcccacttgttgttgattcttgacaaaaaattaaaattttatatctttatgtttgaagcctgaaatgtggcgaaaggttgaaaagttcaagggggccgaatactttcacaaggcactgtaaattCAATAATTAATTTGGTACGTCTAGCTGAAAATCAGTACAATCTAAGAGTCCTGTTATAAGTCCTATGTTTAACCTGCTCCAGTGAAGGTTACTCCTGCAGCATACGTTAATGTAGTGATGTACCCTGGTTAAAAGTGGGCCGGTTTCATGATACAGGACTGACCCAAAGAGAGCTTAATCACCCACAGATCTGGCTCTGGGGAGAAAGTCTACCAGAAACTTGGGTTTTCTGTTCGATGATCAAGGCTCCTGTGTCCTCTGTTGCTCATTTGTGTTGATTCACCCTGTCCATCATCAGGAAGATGAGACCATTTCCGTCTGAACATGCAGCACAACTCCTGGTACAGGCTCTCACAATATCATGCATCGGCCACTGCAACTCCTTACTGACAGGTCTCCCCACAAGCacggtcaaacctctgcagatgatgcAGAATGCTCTATGATCTAGTATTGTAAGCTGCCGAAAAACAATGTCAGTTTCCAGCTGAAAACATGTCTTAATACTTTTGAAAAGTTTGTTTCTAAGTATCAGAGGATTTTAGACTGTGAGCATGCATACAGTCTGTTATCAGCTTCACTGATGTCAAAGAGAAATGAGAAGAGGGGAGTGTACCTGCAATGAGGGCTGGCTGTTTGGGGTGACAGCACAGGGCTgtgactgcagcagaaacatctaTGACCAGGTCAGCTTGTTTGCTGTGCAGACCTCGACGGTTCAAGTTCCATGTGCAAACATATGACCTCTCAGTGCTCCAGTCACCATCGTCAATCCTGtccaccaaaaacacacacgtgAACCACACAGACATCATGGTGACCACAGGGAAGCTTGTCCACTTTCTTGTTACCAGTTTTTGAGGAGTGGAGTATAAAATACTTAAATGAGGTGAAAATCAACATCATTGTGTACACAGTTGAAACACTAACATACCGACCATAGGCACAGGCAATAACTGAACCTGTACAACTCCAGG
It encodes the following:
- the dync2i2 gene encoding WD repeat-containing protein 34 isoform X2 — protein: MFTDEVLDSVSVQSLWRKSQQAAQESNRDEPEPPGPRGFLQRVEDMVIRELVNNAKSHAFDGLLVNWENYSQQVSCLHCLQHPRAQEKGFHVTSVSWSCTGSVIACAYGRIDDGDWSTERSYVCTWNLNRRGLHSKQADLVIDVSAAVTALCCHPKQPALIAGGLYSGEVVVWDTSRTHDPILAQTGMSADSHREPVYKVAWVPLQKKGEFGVLSASSGGRVLLWMVDSDQGRFVLNAAYAIVRQQVPHSSSASLKACGRSTVGVTSLALSPWDADTFLVGSEGGLLLRCSFSSQTPAAVPSEGQSVMLRAPAVFSFRPHSGPIHSIHCSPFHRNLFVSAGTDGQVHLHSLLQPNPLVSLRISNSYVFQVQWSPTRPLVFAAANGQGEVQIFDLGRRSPRAAATIGQGDAGQAATCFDFNCQNPHLVAVGKTDGTVGIWQLSTDLTEQSSRENSQLEQIANQVAE
- the dync2i2 gene encoding WD repeat-containing protein 34 isoform X1, which codes for MFTDEVLDSVSVQSLWRKSQQAAQESKGCQTRAVHSAEAVVQTVCKTISSTQTEPQDQETEQLLLLLQNRDEPEPPGPRGFLQRVEDMVIRELVNNAKSHAFDGLLVNWENYSQQVSCLHCLQHPRAQEKGFHVTSVSWSCTGSVIACAYGRIDDGDWSTERSYVCTWNLNRRGLHSKQADLVIDVSAAVTALCCHPKQPALIAGGLYSGEVVVWDTSRTHDPILAQTGMSADSHREPVYKVAWVPLQKKGEFGVLSASSGGRVLLWMVDSDQGRFVLNAAYAIVRQQVPHSSSASLKACGRSTVGVTSLALSPWDADTFLVGSEGGLLLRCSFSSQTPAAVPSEGQSVMLRAPAVFSFRPHSGPIHSIHCSPFHRNLFVSAGTDGQVHLHSLLQPNPLVSLRISNSYVFQVQWSPTRPLVFAAANGQGEVQIFDLGRRSPRAAATIGQGDAGQAATCFDFNCQNPHLVAVGKTDGTVGIWQLSTDLTEQSSRENSQLEQIANQVAE